ACTTGGTGGTTCAACCCACCTGTCAGAGCCCTCAGCCACTTCTCAGCACCCCCAGACCCCCCAGCTCATGGGTTTCTccaaagagcagcagcaaagcGCCTGAACTGAGTCTACTGCAAACACCACAGGTCGTCAAGGTACGTAGACTAGTGTGgatttttttgttctatttctAAGTAATTTGTATTTGGGGgaattttaataatttgttgcttatatttttgtctgttttgttctcTCAGCGAGCTCGGGCCTTGGCTGCCTCTGGCCCGGTGTTCTCAGCCTTCACCCCACAGTCCATCCTCCGCAGCAGCCTGAGGCCCACACCTGTCGTCACCCCTTCTGCTTCTCCAGGGCGCTCCATCACCCCTCCGCTCCGCAGCAAAGAGAGCCGCATCACTTTCATTGAAGAAGCAGAATCTCCTGAACCAGAGAAGGGCATCAGGTGGACCAATGGGGTAAGAGGCTatctcacacaaacaaacaaaaaacattttggttcCACCTCACATTCTGCATCTGTAACCCTCTTTGGAACTGTTTTCTCCTCTAGATCGCAGCAGACAGTGAGATCAGCTTGCTGACCAGAGGCCCTATAATGTCCAGGGCTACAGCTAAAAGCTGGTCTTCACAGCCAGctgatgaggaagaggatggagatGAGGAAAGGGAACAACCTCATGTGAAGTTCTTGCCTCCTGAAGGCGGGGTCCCCTCACCTCAAATGAGAGGCTCTGAGAGTGAGTCATCCTCCATCCATGAAGCTGTAGAAACCAAACCGTCAGATGCACCGCAAGTTCAAATCAGCCTGAGCTTTGACACCAGTCAGACATCTGTCCAGTCAATAGACACCACCCTCGAGTACTATGATGCACCTTTATCACAAGAACAGGAAATAGAGGAAGAGCACGTAGgcacagaggaagatgaagaggtaGTGACACTGAACATTAAAGCTTCAACTGAAAATGAGGAAACGGAGGAAACGCACTCACCAGCCACTGAGCAAACCCCTGTTCAGACGTCAGAGAATatagagaaggaagaagaggaagcgcaggaagatgaagaagttATGGAGATTAGTCTTGATGAGGAGGTGAAAAATGAGGAAGATGTTCAGTCTGAAAAGGAGGACGAACAAGATGTTGAGTCAAGTAGCAAAGAAGATGCTGCAACTATTGACCACGAGGAGGCACCTAGTCAAGGTAATTCATTAGCACAATTTGCTCAATTTGTTTTCACATGACTTATTATTAGAGGTGGGATGTTTCACACCAGCACTGAATAGTACCAACATTCAAAGATCTGTGCTCtaaaattttacattttcagaaactAAAGGtttgggaaaatgtgttttgtgttttctgaatttCTCTAACACAATGCTCATCCTATTTTATTTATCACTAGTGTGTAACCAGGTAACTGAGATCACAGATTCTGGCACAGAGGTCGAATCTCAGGATCAACCAGCAAACGCCCCCGAACAGGATGTCACTGAATCTGTAGAGCATCTGAAACCTTTAGAAGAAACAAACGAACCTGAGGAGGATCTTGAACAATCAACAGGTCCATATATACGCAATACATTTATACTGTAAATTCTATATACTCGTAACCAAGGCTACAGAAGTGCCACCTATTAACTTGCATGTTGAAAaatgatgcttttgttttgtgttggttTCAACAGATCTGACtgagtttgtgcagcagcatctgTTTGGCAGCGACCTGTCTCCTCCACTCACCCGCTCAGGAATTCACAATGCATCGCAGATGTCATTCGACAGGTATGTACGATAACTAGTATAAAATTACTATAAAATGTCTTAttatgctgttttttttctgtagccTCATCAGCTTCTGATCggttcattgttttgtttgtgtttctcccaGAGAGTCACTAGGTGAggttgaagaggaggagcaggcagcTGTCGAACCTCCCCCAGTTTTCACCAGCCAGAAATCGAACGCCTCCGTGACTTCCTCTGAGCCGACAGGCACAGACTCCCACTGTGAGGAAGATCATAAAATTTCATATTTACACAATGCGAATATACCTCTCACATTTTCTCAAAGGCTGCACTTCtatgctttgtttttttcctagCTGTTGTGAGTGTAAATGATAGTGAAGAGCTCTCTAGCCCTGtgtctgaggaggaagaagatgatgatgatgatgaagaagaagaggagtctgatcaagctgaggaagaggaggaggactcTGGTAGTGAGGTGGAGATCATTGAGGAGGTGCAGGGCAATGGGAGGCTGCCACCCCTCCAAGCTAGTTCAGTGTTTGTACAACAAGGACACAAACACTTCCTGCCGAGTCTGTCAGAGCAGGAGGCTGCGGAGTTCTCCCTGATCCCACCCGGAGCAGAGATGAAGGTAACCAACACAGAGCTGATTAGATGACTAATGAAAAAATTCATCAGCcaacattattttgtaatatcTACTTAACTAAATATGCCAAATATTCAGATCCAGCTTTTGAATTTActactttttttcttctacatTCTAGGTTAGCAACtaacattgttgtgttttctcctacAAAGATTGTAGAGGACGACATGGAGGGTGATGTGGTGATGGTGAGACTCGGGGAGAATGAAGAAGAGCTGGAGGCAGTGGAGGACGAAGAGCAAGGCTCGTCATACATGGAGCTTAAACCCTCCACCACTCTTCTGGTTCCTCTGGAGCTTGTGGAGGGACAACATGGCCTGGTCGATAGTGCTCAGCTGGATCTTCCTGAGATCCAAACAGTTGTGCCAGACAACCCAGAGACTGATACTCACTGCGACTTCTCTCTGATGCTCGATATGGACGAGGGTGAGAATAAAGAGGCGGACACGCTGCCTATTGAGAATGATCTGCATCCCTCCGATCTCTCCACCCAGCCTCTAGTAGAGGCGGCTAGTGAGGAGCTTGTGGTCAAACCTGAAGTTATTCTTTTGGGAACAGATGACCAGGATAAGCCCCTGTCTGAGGAAGTCTCACTAGATGACCAGGGGTTAGAGATGGACATCCTGGATTCAAATGAGGTTGATGGACTGACAGAATCAGAACCTGTAGAATTCCAAACTGACCAACAGGCTGAAGACACTGACACAACTCAGGAGAAAAATGTGCAGGAGGATTCTGAGTTGGTAATGCTGGTTGAAGATCCTGAGCCTGCAGCTCTACCTGCACCAACTCCAGTGGGAGAACTCTCAACAGTTGTGGACGACGATGAGTCTGAGGCAAAAATAGATGCTATTGATGAGAAGCGAGTGGAGGAGGATACACCAGCACCTGAGGACCAAGAAGAACCTGAAGAGAATGGGCCTGTTATTATAGATGCAGAGATTGTACCCAGTACAGAGATGGTGGAGGAGCATCTGCAGGACAGCAGAGTCTTGGAAACAGAAGAGCTTAACAGAGAGGAAGtcacagaagaggaggaaacaaaaaggacGATGGAAGAGCtcaacagagaggaaattacagaagaggaggaaaaaaggacGATGGAAGAGCtcaacagagaggaaattacagaagaggaggaaacaaaaaatacGATGGAAGAGCTCAACAGAGAGGAAAtcacagaagaggaggaaaccaaAAATGCGATAGAAGAGCTCAACAGAAAGGAAAttacagaagaggaggaaaccaaAAATGCTATAGAAGAGCTCAACAGAGAGGAAATctcagaagaggaggaaacaaaaaatactGTAGAAGAGCTCAACAGAGAGGAAATctcagaagaggaggaaacaaaaaatactGTAGAAGAGCTCAACAGAGAGGACAttacagaagaggaggaaacaaaaaataatatagAAGAGCTCAACAGAGAGGAAAtcacagaagaggaggaaacaaaaaggacaaTGGAAGAGCTTAACAGAGAGGAAATTacagaagaggaaacaaaaaatacaatagaAGAGCTCATCAGAGAGGAAAtcacagaagaggaggaaacaaaaaatacGATAGAAGAGCtcaacagagaggaaattacAGAGGAGGAAACCAAAAATACGATAGAAGAGCtcaacagagaggaaattacAGAGGAGGAAACCAAAAATACGATAGAAGAGCtcaacagagaggaaattacagaggaggaaacaaaaaatacGATAGAAGAGCtcaacagagaggaaattacAAAAGAGGAGGGaacaaaaaggacaaagaggGGAAGACCAAAAGAAAAGAACTTTGAAGAGACGCCTGTGAAACAGGTCTTGATCTCAAATTGCGAGCCAGAGGAACATCCTGTACCGGAGACCCCCACTTCTCAAAAGAAGAAGACTCCTTCCACCCCAACACGGAGAACTacaagagggaggagagctgTCACTTTTATCTCTCCTCTccaagaggaaacagaggagctAGAGAAGGATGTGAAAGTGGAGGAGTCAGAGATGAGGGAGGTCCCTGCCACACCTCGTCAGACTCGTACACCCAGAAAAACGAATGTCCAAGCCAGCCCGCCTCGAAGGAGTACCCGCAAAGCTCTGCCAGAGCCCCCTCAAGAcaaggatgaagatgaggaggccATGGATATCACAACAACATCAACCTCCAAAGCCTCTTCTCCAGCCAGACGACAGGTTTCCAAGAGGACTTCTTCAACAAGGACCACCCAAAGGACCCAGACCGGCAGTAAGGAGCAGTCTACAGCTACAGAAGTTGAAtttaaagaagaggaggacCTAGACGAAGAGTTCACACAGATAAAAATTGGTCGAAGAACGAGCTCCAAGACTCTCACTTCTTCCAAACCTAGTGGCACACAGGGCAACACTCCGCGAAAGACCAGTCGCAGGATACTGAGCAGCAGTGAGTTGGAGTCCTCAACATTAGAGATCTTGGAAGAGGAGAATGTACAGGAAGAAGGTTTTGCTCCCCCTGTCAAACGCAGCTCCAGAAAGATGAAGACGGAGCCGTCTAAGACACAGCCAgcgctgctggaggaggaagaggtgggggAGAAACGACAACCTCCCAGCCCTGGCAGGACGACTCGACAGTCCAGCCGGATCTCCCTGAATGTTTACCCACAAGTAAGGattgaaatctttaaaaatatgttaaataggCTGAAATGTAAGAAGATCATCTCATTCACCAGCATCTGTTCATATTAAGCCACTTTTGTTTGATgttcttttagtttttgtcaCATAAAATCGTTTTTTTAACCAATGTTTATCATGCATTTGTCATAAAACCCGATCCATCCATTCATTGTTGATCATTGATGACACCCCCAGGTGAAACTGGTTCCTGTATCACTTCCTCAGAGTGCAGGAAATGCAAGCCAAGGGTCAAttgaaactgaaaacataaaagaaatCCAAGACCTACCTGAGTCCGAGCATAACGGCAACGCCAGTCGCACCAACTCCCGTCGACCAACCAGGAGCAAACTGTGGGACAACCCTGAGGAAGATCTCCCCTTGTTGGACTCTCCGTTGGAGGTGGATTCTGAAACCCCTGTGGCAGATGCCCTCATCAAGAGACTGCAGGATGAGGAGAAGCAGGAAGGTACGTACAGAGCCTCCGCCTTTGGACTGAAGCTAGAACTGTGGTTAatgaaaataagagaaaagCCATTGACATGTTTTGCAAATGTGATTGAGTAAAATCTGTTTGTTAAATGACAGGAAGAGTAGTTGTCTCAAAGATGGTGAGAAACCGCAAGAGGAGTACGAAGTCGTCGACGGAGCAGGTTGACATCCTGGTTCCTGAACCCGCTGAGGACGAATCCAGTCCAGGCGAGCACTCAATCATCTACTCCCCCTCACGAAGGAGAACAAGAGGTGAGCCTCCTTTTTATTCACATAGTCGTATGGACAAATAATCCATCTGCCCACAgtgattttaacttttttttaaatctgcctCAGCCCATAGAGAAGAGGATTCTGGCCCAAGTGAAGAGACTCCAGCTCCTGTCACTCGCAGCAGGAGACGAGTCCAAGGTGTTGCTCCTCAGGTGAGAGCTTGTACTTATGAGGTTCACACTTCTATTCCTAGTCCACACTACACGATATTTGGCCCGATTTTCTACATACAACAAATTTTGGATGATGAAGATGCACACAAAAGCTCTAGATCAGAGCCAAGTCAGCATTAGGTCTGCAGGTGGCAATCGCtatgtgtgaactcttcaaagGCCTGATCTAAGAGCCTAAATACAGTTAAATATATCGAGACGGATCGGAGatgacagccaatcagaatgcAGGATGGGGTGATGCAGGTGTAGTTTAGAGACGAGACATTAGCTTGAAACATGCACTAAACTCAGAGTGTACGcgaaaacacaaatgtccgagtgagagcctccagataTTCTGCCGACTTTCTCCGGCTGGGCCCCAAGGAAAAACTGCAGAATGTCTAAAGGAGCCGACATGCGACAGACacataaatggaaaaaaactaaagaaaacaaatctcagTGAAATGAGAGGTTTTGGTGATAATAGCCAaagccggtgtcgatgtgctgtaaacaaaatcacgtgattAATACCTTACTTCCTGCCTTTGCCTGCTGCACCGCCCTTCACCTGAAAACtaacagagatttctgtgttgatgtggagaatctcctgctgcagtgtttgtgttaatgctttaaattaagtttataCTGCTCTGAAATGACAGAGACCACATCTCCAGGATTAAAGCATCatttattaaatcaataattatcacattcattttgagggagaaataataaatgtgagCTCTCTTGAAGAATTAACATTTTTTGCCGTCTCCTTTTTTCCCAGGATACAGCTGCTTCAGAAGAAGATAACTTGGAAGTGGAGAAAGCAGCCGGTGTTTCTAAAACTAGAAAGACGGGCAAACAAACAGCCAAGTAagactcttttcttttctccaaaaGATAAATACCACATTAACGTCAAGAaggactgttttttttttttttactaactgAGTTATAGGAATACATttgtacataaatacataaatttaGTTTTCAGTATTTACTTCATcttgatttgtctttgtcacaGCTAATACTTTCACacgctgttttcttttttcccatcatttatttttctgacactCTCCCCATTTTCAGATCCAAAGGCGTTTCAGAGCCACCCCCCACAGCAGAGGTGGACCTGATCTCGCCTCTGCCCAGCCCGGCCGATCCACTCCCACGAACACAGAAGAGGGTAAAAGGAGGAGAGGTCGCGACCTCGGGCATGAACCTGCGACGCAAACGCATAATGGAGACCGTTTTCACAAAACCCGTCACCCGCAGGAAGAAGCTCTAAGGAGGTCGGCGGTGTCTTTTAACCAGTGAACCTCAGACAGCCGCCTCAAGATTTAAACCAAGTcggtgtaaaaaaaacaaaacgaacTATGTCCTCAAATGCTTCAAAGCTGCAGTCGTCTTTGTATGTTGACCTTTCCGTGTaggacaataaaataaaagcaacgaGAGGACTTTATTTTTGGAGTTTACTTGTCCCGCTCGTACTAACTTGATTTCACTTGATATTGTGTCTGTGGCCATTTTGTGACGCTCTTTGTAATCGGCTTAATTCTCTGAGCACAGAATGGAACGAGGG
This genomic stretch from Hippoglossus hippoglossus isolate fHipHip1 chromosome 3, fHipHip1.pri, whole genome shotgun sequence harbors:
- the ahctf1 gene encoding protein ELYS isoform X2, producing the protein MHDLTAQVTSSLLPFPGVTVDALGEDDIALDSVLQGNFTVGRSGLAWLVCGPHLEVVHAVTGERLSAYCFSGGGEQPPTVLAARDFSWLKRSGLLVGLEEAEGNLLCLYDLGLSRVVKAVVIPGRITAIEPLVSYGGASTSTQHLHQSLRWFFGIAAVVTDLGHVLLVDLCLDDLSCSQSELEASALQVVTKSPAEIPRLREVSTRQGRHLCLQLNGPSGVGATALQYISRTNQLAVGFSNGYLQLWNMKTLKKEYNSLLEGGGVAVYAFTFQEPENDPRNCCYLWAVQSSQDLEGDTVSLRLLQLAFSERKCLPSGKILYEGLEYCEERYSQELSGAAFPLRAQTTNTRLLSCQTIEKFRPHPDRDDSMNEVASPDTSVSIFSWQVKAYGQGSLSTYIGVFDINRWYHAQMPDSLRIGESLQNCPYLAVWSLDPVVKMVSPHALLDVVVHDRSLSRGLPFTCPPPEQYFNPTTYNFDATCLLNSGIVHLTCSGYQKETLSFLKKAAPCSSDVISTSYSRCLMSGLLSSRLSDTQASSLSQEEQLDAILSTAVETSSLGLITGCIKQWTAEEQPGSALNLRYILDWAWNKVVQTKKELDGICAPLFDSSSNFTDPQTLQLLQHSQRLLGNLSTIFHCLLNEAQELTQKGLMGLINKNMVSNLISKYAQVVLWFCRTGLLPEGSDDDALQISRPFYTHSVISNYYTIRREELTRLAKGKWCADCLMIDGLVGQCGERLTNLWKRDEGGTGQYPPPTLHALLDIYLLENIDETAKHSIVIYLLLDVMHSFPDKDGASVHSFPSAFAIPVGLVKLVQGLWLLDHHGHQSSFELLLHPSASQCQFEWQHERVLNALMCQGQHSIALRYFHITKLPISSTSQAKLCLSVLLHNRCLIEAWSLVRQHSNRLNMAELLGFLYESCQELGLIKELLKLPLGLSEQECLEKFLQSTGGLQNRELLMVHYLQQSNFIPALQLNHSLKMDLMNERDPKLKERFNTRNSILDQYGKVLPRVQRKLAMERAKPYQHPYTIHREVSRPQPLSTITKRSASEKVMSRAGFINNVLTKIEEVWLGKGATPQSSPSNNFRAADIRSPSPRPSSSALPDPFLRTPITMTSKRKSRLMDLVVQPTCQSPQPLLSTPRPPSSWVSPKSSSKAPELSLLQTPQVVKRARALAASGPVFSAFTPQSILRSSLRPTPVVTPSASPGRSITPPLRSKESRITFIEEAESPEPEKGIRWTNGIAADSEISLLTRGPIMSRATAKSWSSQPADEEEDGDEEREQPHVKFLPPEGGVPSPQMRGSESESSSIHEAVETKPSDAPQVQISLSFDTSQTSVQSIDTTLEYYDAPLSQEQEIEEEHVGTEEDEEVVTLNIKASTENEETEETHSPATEQTPVQTSENIEKEEEEAQEDEEVMEISLDEEVKNEEDVQSEKEDEQDVESSSKEDAATIDHEEAPSQVCNQVTEITDSGTEVESQDQPANAPEQDVTESVEHLKPLEETNEPEEDLEQSTDLTEFVQQHLFGSDLSPPLTRSGIHNASQMSFDRESLGEVEEEEQAAVEPPPVFTSQKSNASVTSSEPTGTDSHSVVSVNDSEELSSPVSEEEEDDDDDEEEEESDQAEEEEEDSGSEVEIIEEVQGNGRLPPLQASSVFVQQGHKHFLPSLSEQEAAEFSLIPPGAEMKIVEDDMEGDVVMVRLGENEEELEAVEDEEQGSSYMELKPSTTLLVPLELVEGQHGLVDSAQLDLPEIQTVVPDNPETDTHCDFSLMLDMDEGENKEADTLPIENDLHPSDLSTQPLVEAASEELVVKPEVILLGTDDQDKPLSEEVSLDDQGLEMDILDSNEVDGLTESEPVEFQTDQQAEDTDTTQEKNVQEDSELVMLVEDPEPAALPAPTPVGELSTVVDDDESEAKIDAIDEKRVEEDTPAPEDQEEPEENGPVIIDAEIVPSTEMVEEHLQDSRVLETEELNREEVTEEEETKRTMEELNREEITEEEEKRTMEELNREEITEEEETKNTMEELNREEITEEEETKNAIEELNRKEITEEEETKNAIEELNREEISEEEETKNTVEELNREEISEEEETKNTVEELNREDITEEEETKNNIEELNREEITEEEETKRTMEELNREEITEEETKNTIEELIREEITEEEETKNTIEELNREEITEEETKNTIEELNREEITEEETKNTIEELNREEITEEETKNTIEELNREEITKEEGTKRTKRGRPKEKNFEETPVKQVLISNCEPEEHPVPETPTSQKKKTPSTPTRRTTRGRRAVTFISPLQEETEELEKDVKVEESEMREVPATPRQTRTPRKTNVQASPPRRSTRKALPEPPQDKDEDEEAMDITTTSTSKASSPARRQVSKRTSSTRTTQRTQTGSKEQSTATEVEFKEEEDLDEEFTQIKIGRRTSSKTLTSSKPSGTQGNTPRKTSRRILSSSELESSTLEILEEENVQEEGFAPPVKRSSRKMKTEPSKTQPALLEEEEVGEKRQPPSPGRTTRQSSRISLNVYPQSAGNASQGSIETENIKEIQDLPESEHNGNASRTNSRRPTRSKLWDNPEEDLPLLDSPLEVDSETPVADALIKRLQDEEKQEGRVVVSKMVRNRKRSTKSSTEQVDILVPEPAEDESSPGEHSIIYSPSRRRTRAHREEDSGPSEETPAPVTRSRRRVQGVAPQDTAASEEDNLEVEKAAGVSKTRKTGKQTAKSKGVSEPPPTAEVDLISPLPSPADPLPRTQKRVKGGEVATSGMNLRRKRIMETVFTKPVTRRKKL
- the ahctf1 gene encoding protein ELYS isoform X4, producing MHDLTAQVTSSLLPFPGVTVDALGEDDIALDSVLQGNFTVGRSGLAWLVCGPHLEVVHAVTGERLSAYCFSGGGEQPPTVLAARDFSWLKRSGLLVGLEEAEGNLLCLYDLGLSRVVKAVVIPGRITAIEPLVSYGGASTSTQHLHQSLRWFFGIAAVVTDLGHVLLVDLCLDDLSCSQSELEASALQVVTKSPAEIPRLREVSTRQGRHLCLQLNGPSGVGATALQYISRTNQLAVGFSNGYLQLWNMKTLKKEYNSLLEGGGVAVYAFTFQEPENDPRNCCYLWAVQSSQDLEGDTVSLRLLQLAFSERKCLPSGKILYEGLEYCEERYSQELSGAAFPLRAQTTNTRLLSCQTIEKFRPHPDRDDSMNEVASPDTSVSIFSWQVKAYGQGSLSTYIGVFDINRWYHAQMPDSLRIGESLQNCPYLAVWSLDPVVKMVSPHALLDVVVHDRSLSRGLPFTCPPPEQYFNPTTYNFDATCLLNSGIVHLTCSGYQKETLSFLKKAAPCSSDVISTSYSRCLMSGLLSSRLSDTQASSLSQEEQLDAILSTAVETSSLGLITGCIKQWTAEEQPGSALNLRYILDWAWNKVVQTKKELDGICAPLFDSSSNFTDPQTLQLLQHSQRLLGNLSTIFHCLLNEAQELTQKGLMGLINKNMVSNLISKYAQVVLWFCRTGLLPEGSDDDALQISRPFYTHSVISNYYTIRREELTRLAKGKWCADCLMIDGLVGQCGERLTNLWKRDEGGTGQYPPPTLHALLDIYLLENIDETAKHSIVIYLLLDVMHSFPDKDGASVHSFPSAFAIPVGLVKLVQGLWLLDHHGHQSSFELLLHPSASQCQFEWQHERVLNALMCQGQHSIALRYFHITKLPISSTSQAKLCLSVLLHNRCLIEAWSLVRQHSNRLNMAELLGFLYESCQELGLIKELLKLPLGLSEQECLEKFLQSTGGLQNRELLMVHYLQQSNFIPALQLNHSLKMDLMNERDPKLKERFNTRNSILDQYGKVLPRVQRKLAMERAKPYQHPYTIHREVSRPQPLSTITKRSASEKVMSRAGFINNVLTKIEEVWLGKGATPQSSPSNNFRAADIRSPSPRPSSSALPDPFLRTPITMTSKRKSRLMDLVVQPTCQSPQPLLSTPRPPSSWVSPKSSSKAPELSLLQTPQVVKRARALAASGPVFSAFTPQSILRSSLRPTPVVTPSASPGRSITPPLRSKESRITFIEEAESPEPEKGIRWTNGIAADSEISLLTRGPIMSRATAKSWSSQPADEEEDGDEEREQPHVKFLPPEGGVPSPQMRGSESESSSIHEAVETKPSDAPQVQISLSFDTSQTSVQSIDTTLEYYDAPLSQEQEIEEEHVGTEEDEEVVTLNIKASTENEETEETHSPATEQTPVQTSENIEKEEEEAQEDEEVMEISLDEEVKNEEDVQSEKEDEQDVESSSKEDAATIDHEEAPSQVCNQVTEITDSGTEVESQDQPANAPEQDVTESVEHLKPLEETNEPEEDLEQSTDLTEFVQQHLFGSDLSPPLTRSGIHNASQMSFDRESLGEVEEEEQAAVEPPPVFTSQKSNASVTSSEPTGTDSHSVVSVNDSEELSSPVSEEEEDDDDDEEEEESDQAEEEEEDSGSEVEIIEEVQGNGRLPPLQASSVFVQQGHKHFLPSLSEQEAAEFSLIPPGAEMKIVEDDMEGDVVMVRLGENEEELEAVEDEEQGSSYMELKPSTTLLVPLELVEGQHGLVDSAQLDLPEIQTVVPDNPETDTHCDFSLMLDMDEGENKEADTLPIENDLHPSDLSTQPLVEAASEELVVKPEVILLGTDDQDKPLSEEVSLDDQGLEMDILDSNEVDGLTESEPVEFQTDQQAEDTDTTQEKNVQEDSELVMLVEDPEPAALPAPTPVGELSTVVDDDESEAKIDAIDEKRVEEDTPAPEDQEEPEENGPVIIDAEIVPSTEMVEEHLQDSRVLETEELNREEVTEEEETKRTMEELNREEITEEEEKRTMEELNREEITEEEETKNTMEELNREEITEEEETKNAIEELNRKEITEEEETKNAIEELNREEISEEEETKNTVEELNREEISEEEETKNTVEELNREDITEEEETKNNIEELNREEITEEEETKRTMEELNREEITEEETKNTIEELIREEITEEEETKNTIEELNREEITEEETKNTIEELNREEITEEETKNTIEELNREEITEEETKKTKRGRPKEKNFEETPVKQVLISNCEPEEHPVPETPTSQKKKTPSTPTRRTTRGRRAVTFISPLQEETEELEKDVKVEESEMREVPATPRQTRTPRKTNVQASPPRRSTRKALPEPPQDKDEDEEAMDITTTSTSKASSPARRQVSKRTSSTRTTQRTQTGSKEQSTATEVEFKEEEDLDEEFTQIKIGRRTSSKTLTSSKPSGTQGNTPRKTSRRILSSSELESSTLEILEEENVQEEGFAPPVKRSSRKMKTEPSKTQPALLEEEEVGEKRQPPSPGRTTRQSSRISLNVYPQVKLVPVSLPQSAGNASQGSIETENIKEIQDLPESEHNGNASRTNSRRPTRSKLWDNPEEDLPLLDSPLEVDSETPVADALIKRLQDEEKQEGRVVVSKMVRNRKRSTKSSTEQVDILVPEPAEDESSPGEHSIIYSPSRRRTRAHREEDSGPSEETPAPVTRSRRRVQGVAPQDTAASEEDNLEVEKAAGVSKTRKTGKQTAKSKGVSEPPPTAEVDLISPLPSPADPLPRTQKRVKGGEVATSGMNLRRKRIMETVFTKPVTRRKKL